A window of Choloepus didactylus isolate mChoDid1 chromosome 21, mChoDid1.pri, whole genome shotgun sequence contains these coding sequences:
- the MEIOB gene encoding meiosis-specific with OB domain-containing protein isoform X4: MLKYVPVYIELVPEGTPPRSYDITLKNGKLHCIEDLYCTFRSASKYGLSVIIENPLIQRKDIEREEKFSPTTPSNCKLLLSENHSVVKVCPRYEVDTNLLSLIHLPVKESHDYYSLGDIVANGQNLDGKIINVLAAVRSVGEPKYFTTSDRRKGQRCEVKLYDDTESTFAMICWDIESILLAQSWIPQETVIFASDVRITFDKFRNCMTATVISKTIITTNPDTQEANILLSFIREYSETNALGDEMNSYLKESVNLNTIVDVYTVEQLKVKALRDRGKAGPLYGILYAHLSALDIDETPAKVVRNRCSGCGYVVNEASNTCTTCSKDSLEFKPGFPSFDVLIDLTDHTGTLPSCRLAGSVAEETLGCTVNEFLAMTDEQRTALKWQFLLERSKIYLKFVASHRARGGVRISVLSCKLADPIEASRNLSRQESV, translated from the exons ATTAAAGAATGGCAAACTCCATTGCATCGAAGACCTTTACTGCACTTTCAGATCTGCATCCAAATATGGCTTATCTG TGATCATTGAAAATCCTCTGATCCAAAGAAAGGAtatagagagagaagaaaaatttagCCCTACAACTCCTAG CAACTGTAAACTGTTGCTCAGTGAGAATCACTCAGTGGTGAAAGTTTGCCCCAGATATGAAGTGGACACCAACTTACTTTCTTTGATACACTTACCTGTTAAAGAGTCTCATGATTATTATTCATTGGGTGACATTGTTGCCAATGGACAGAATCTCGATGGGAAGATTATTAATGTGCTTGCAGCTGTGAGGTCG GTTGGAGAGCCCAAATACTTTACAACTTCCGATCGAAGAAAAGGCCAGAGGTGCGAAGTTAAGCTCTATGATGACACAGAGTCTACTTTTGCAATGATATG ttgggATATTGAATCTATTCTACTCGCACAGAGCTGGATACCACAAGAAACAG TGATATTTGCCTCAGATGTAAGAATAACTTTTGACAAATTTCGGAACTGCATGACAGCAACTGTAATCTCAAAAACTATTATCACAACCAATCCAG ATACACAAGAAGCTAACATCCTATTGAGTTTTATAAGAGAATATTCAGAAACAAATGCTCTGGGTGATGAAATGAACAGTTACTTGAAAGAATCCGTAAATT tgaataCAATAGTTGATGTCTATACGGTTGAACAGTTAAAGGTAAAGGCTctgagggacagagggaaagCTGGTCCCCTGTATGGCATCCTGTACGCTCACCTTTCTGCGCTGGACATCGATGAGACACCTGCGAAAGTGGTTCGGAACAGGTG ctCAGGCTGTGGGTATGTTGTAAATGAAGCATCCAACACTTGCACAACTTGCAGCAAAGATTCTTTGGAGTTTAAACCTGGTTTTCCCAGCTTTGATGTGCTAATCGACCTTACTGATCACACCGGCACCCTCCCCTCCTGTAGACTCGCCGGAAGTGTTGCTGAGGAGACTTTGGGCTGCACG gtaAATGAGTTTCTTGCAATGACAGATGAACAGAGAACTGCATTGAAGTGGCAATTTCTTTTGGAAAGaagcaaaatttatttaaaa TTTGTTGCATCACACAGAGCACGGGGTGGAGTGAGAATCAGTGTCCTGTCATGTAAGCTGGCAGATCCTATCGAGGCGAGTAGGAACTTGTCCAGGCAAGAAAGTGTTTAA
- the MEIOB gene encoding meiosis-specific with OB domain-containing protein isoform X2, with the protein MANSIASKTFTALSDLHPNMAYLKIIGIVIGKTDVKGFPDRKNIGSERYTFSFTIRDSPAHFVNAASWGNGNYIKSLSDSFRVGECVIIENPLIQRKDIEREEKFSPTTPSNCKLLLSENHSVVKVCPRYEVDTNLLSLIHLPVKESHDYYSLGDIVANGQNLDGKIINVLAAVRSVGEPKYFTTSDRRKGQRCEVKLYDDTESTFAMICWDIESILLAQSWIPQETVIFASDVRITFDKFRNCMTATVISKTIITTNPDTQEANILLSFIREYSETNALGDEMNSYLKESVNLNTIVDVYTVEQLKVKALRDRGKAGPLYGILYAHLSALDIDETPAKVVRNRCSGCGYVVNEASNTCTTCSKDSLEFKPGFPSFDVLIDLTDHTGTLPSCRLAGSVAEETLGCTVNEFLAMTDEQRTALKWQFLLERSKIYLKFVASHRARGGVRISVLSCKLADPIEASRNLSRQESV; encoded by the exons ATGGCAAACTCCATTGCATCGAAGACCTTTACTGCACTTTCAGATCTGCATCCAAATATGGCTTATCTG AAAATAATCGGGATAGTTATTGGGAAAACAGATGTCAAAGGCTTTCCAGACAGAAAAA ATATTGGATCAGAAAGATATACTTTCAGTTTTACCATTCGAGATTCACCAGCCCATTTTGTAAATGCAGCATCTTGGGGAAATGGAAATTACATCAAGTCGCTTTCTGACAGCTTTAGGGTTGGCGAGTGTG TGATCATTGAAAATCCTCTGATCCAAAGAAAGGAtatagagagagaagaaaaatttagCCCTACAACTCCTAG CAACTGTAAACTGTTGCTCAGTGAGAATCACTCAGTGGTGAAAGTTTGCCCCAGATATGAAGTGGACACCAACTTACTTTCTTTGATACACTTACCTGTTAAAGAGTCTCATGATTATTATTCATTGGGTGACATTGTTGCCAATGGACAGAATCTCGATGGGAAGATTATTAATGTGCTTGCAGCTGTGAGGTCG GTTGGAGAGCCCAAATACTTTACAACTTCCGATCGAAGAAAAGGCCAGAGGTGCGAAGTTAAGCTCTATGATGACACAGAGTCTACTTTTGCAATGATATG ttgggATATTGAATCTATTCTACTCGCACAGAGCTGGATACCACAAGAAACAG TGATATTTGCCTCAGATGTAAGAATAACTTTTGACAAATTTCGGAACTGCATGACAGCAACTGTAATCTCAAAAACTATTATCACAACCAATCCAG ATACACAAGAAGCTAACATCCTATTGAGTTTTATAAGAGAATATTCAGAAACAAATGCTCTGGGTGATGAAATGAACAGTTACTTGAAAGAATCCGTAAATT tgaataCAATAGTTGATGTCTATACGGTTGAACAGTTAAAGGTAAAGGCTctgagggacagagggaaagCTGGTCCCCTGTATGGCATCCTGTACGCTCACCTTTCTGCGCTGGACATCGATGAGACACCTGCGAAAGTGGTTCGGAACAGGTG ctCAGGCTGTGGGTATGTTGTAAATGAAGCATCCAACACTTGCACAACTTGCAGCAAAGATTCTTTGGAGTTTAAACCTGGTTTTCCCAGCTTTGATGTGCTAATCGACCTTACTGATCACACCGGCACCCTCCCCTCCTGTAGACTCGCCGGAAGTGTTGCTGAGGAGACTTTGGGCTGCACG gtaAATGAGTTTCTTGCAATGACAGATGAACAGAGAACTGCATTGAAGTGGCAATTTCTTTTGGAAAGaagcaaaatttatttaaaa TTTGTTGCATCACACAGAGCACGGGGTGGAGTGAGAATCAGTGTCCTGTCATGTAAGCTGGCAGATCCTATCGAGGCGAGTAGGAACTTGTCCAGGCAAGAAAGTGTTTAA
- the MEIOB gene encoding meiosis-specific with OB domain-containing protein isoform X3, whose translation MANSIASKTFTALSDLHPNMAYLKIIGIVIGKTDVKGFPDRKNIGSERYTFSFTIRDSPAHFVNAASWGNGNYIKSLSDSFRVGECVIIENPLIQRKDIEREEKFSPTTPSNCKLLLSENHSVVKVCPRYEVDTNLLSLIHLPVKESHDYYSLGDIVANGQNLDGKIINVLAAVRSVGEPKYFTTSDRRKGQRCEVKLYDDTESTFAMICWDIESILLAQSWIPQETVIFASDVRITFDKFRNCMTATVISKTIITTNPDTQEANILLSFIREYSETNALGDEMNSYLKESVNLNTIVDVYTVEQLKVKALRDRGKAGPLYGILYAHLSALDIDETPAKVVRNRCSGCGYVVNEASNTCTTCSKDSLEFKPGFPSFDVLIDLTDHTGTLPSCRLAGSVAEETLGCTFVASHRARGGVRISVLSCKLADPIEASRNLSRQESV comes from the exons ATGGCAAACTCCATTGCATCGAAGACCTTTACTGCACTTTCAGATCTGCATCCAAATATGGCTTATCTG AAAATAATCGGGATAGTTATTGGGAAAACAGATGTCAAAGGCTTTCCAGACAGAAAAA ATATTGGATCAGAAAGATATACTTTCAGTTTTACCATTCGAGATTCACCAGCCCATTTTGTAAATGCAGCATCTTGGGGAAATGGAAATTACATCAAGTCGCTTTCTGACAGCTTTAGGGTTGGCGAGTGTG TGATCATTGAAAATCCTCTGATCCAAAGAAAGGAtatagagagagaagaaaaatttagCCCTACAACTCCTAG CAACTGTAAACTGTTGCTCAGTGAGAATCACTCAGTGGTGAAAGTTTGCCCCAGATATGAAGTGGACACCAACTTACTTTCTTTGATACACTTACCTGTTAAAGAGTCTCATGATTATTATTCATTGGGTGACATTGTTGCCAATGGACAGAATCTCGATGGGAAGATTATTAATGTGCTTGCAGCTGTGAGGTCG GTTGGAGAGCCCAAATACTTTACAACTTCCGATCGAAGAAAAGGCCAGAGGTGCGAAGTTAAGCTCTATGATGACACAGAGTCTACTTTTGCAATGATATG ttgggATATTGAATCTATTCTACTCGCACAGAGCTGGATACCACAAGAAACAG TGATATTTGCCTCAGATGTAAGAATAACTTTTGACAAATTTCGGAACTGCATGACAGCAACTGTAATCTCAAAAACTATTATCACAACCAATCCAG ATACACAAGAAGCTAACATCCTATTGAGTTTTATAAGAGAATATTCAGAAACAAATGCTCTGGGTGATGAAATGAACAGTTACTTGAAAGAATCCGTAAATT tgaataCAATAGTTGATGTCTATACGGTTGAACAGTTAAAGGTAAAGGCTctgagggacagagggaaagCTGGTCCCCTGTATGGCATCCTGTACGCTCACCTTTCTGCGCTGGACATCGATGAGACACCTGCGAAAGTGGTTCGGAACAGGTG ctCAGGCTGTGGGTATGTTGTAAATGAAGCATCCAACACTTGCACAACTTGCAGCAAAGATTCTTTGGAGTTTAAACCTGGTTTTCCCAGCTTTGATGTGCTAATCGACCTTACTGATCACACCGGCACCCTCCCCTCCTGTAGACTCGCCGGAAGTGTTGCTGAGGAGACTTTGGGCTGCACG TTTGTTGCATCACACAGAGCACGGGGTGGAGTGAGAATCAGTGTCCTGTCATGTAAGCTGGCAGATCCTATCGAGGCGAGTAGGAACTTGTCCAGGCAAGAAAGTGTTTAA
- the MEIOB gene encoding meiosis-specific with OB domain-containing protein isoform X5, with the protein MATRSVSCNCKLLLSENHSVVKVCPRYEVDTNLLSLIHLPVKESHDYYSLGDIVANGQNLDGKIINVLAAVRSVGEPKYFTTSDRRKGQRCEVKLYDDTESTFAMICWDIESILLAQSWIPQETVIFASDVRITFDKFRNCMTATVISKTIITTNPDTQEANILLSFIREYSETNALGDEMNSYLKESVNLNTIVDVYTVEQLKVKALRDRGKAGPLYGILYAHLSALDIDETPAKVVRNRCSGCGYVVNEASNTCTTCSKDSLEFKPGFPSFDVLIDLTDHTGTLPSCRLAGSVAEETLGCTVNEFLAMTDEQRTALKWQFLLERSKIYLKFVASHRARGGVRISVLSCKLADPIEASRNLSRQESV; encoded by the exons ATGGCCACTCGGTCTGTAAGCTG CAACTGTAAACTGTTGCTCAGTGAGAATCACTCAGTGGTGAAAGTTTGCCCCAGATATGAAGTGGACACCAACTTACTTTCTTTGATACACTTACCTGTTAAAGAGTCTCATGATTATTATTCATTGGGTGACATTGTTGCCAATGGACAGAATCTCGATGGGAAGATTATTAATGTGCTTGCAGCTGTGAGGTCG GTTGGAGAGCCCAAATACTTTACAACTTCCGATCGAAGAAAAGGCCAGAGGTGCGAAGTTAAGCTCTATGATGACACAGAGTCTACTTTTGCAATGATATG ttgggATATTGAATCTATTCTACTCGCACAGAGCTGGATACCACAAGAAACAG TGATATTTGCCTCAGATGTAAGAATAACTTTTGACAAATTTCGGAACTGCATGACAGCAACTGTAATCTCAAAAACTATTATCACAACCAATCCAG ATACACAAGAAGCTAACATCCTATTGAGTTTTATAAGAGAATATTCAGAAACAAATGCTCTGGGTGATGAAATGAACAGTTACTTGAAAGAATCCGTAAATT tgaataCAATAGTTGATGTCTATACGGTTGAACAGTTAAAGGTAAAGGCTctgagggacagagggaaagCTGGTCCCCTGTATGGCATCCTGTACGCTCACCTTTCTGCGCTGGACATCGATGAGACACCTGCGAAAGTGGTTCGGAACAGGTG ctCAGGCTGTGGGTATGTTGTAAATGAAGCATCCAACACTTGCACAACTTGCAGCAAAGATTCTTTGGAGTTTAAACCTGGTTTTCCCAGCTTTGATGTGCTAATCGACCTTACTGATCACACCGGCACCCTCCCCTCCTGTAGACTCGCCGGAAGTGTTGCTGAGGAGACTTTGGGCTGCACG gtaAATGAGTTTCTTGCAATGACAGATGAACAGAGAACTGCATTGAAGTGGCAATTTCTTTTGGAAAGaagcaaaatttatttaaaa TTTGTTGCATCACACAGAGCACGGGGTGGAGTGAGAATCAGTGTCCTGTCATGTAAGCTGGCAGATCCTATCGAGGCGAGTAGGAACTTGTCCAGGCAAGAAAGTGTTTAA
- the FAHD1 gene encoding acylpyruvase FAHD1, mitochondrial, with product MAAAGQLSRFWEWGKNIVCVGRNYADHVKEMRSTVLSEPVLFLKPSTAYAPEGSPILLPPYSRCVHHELELGVVMGARGRAVPEATALDYVAGYALCLDMTARDVQDECKKEGLPWTLAKGFTTSCPVSAFVPKEKIPDPHNLKLWLRVNGELRQEGETSSMIFSIPYIISYVSKIITLEEGDIILTGSPKGVGPVKENDEIQAGIHGVVSMTFKVEKAQY from the coding sequence ATGGCGGCCGCTGGGCAGCTGTCCCGCTTCTGGGAGTGGGGGAAGAATATCGTGTGCGTGGGGAGGAACTACGCGGACCACGTGAAGGAGATGCGGAGCACCGTGCTGAGCGAGCCGGTCCTCTTCCTGAAGCCGTCCACCGCCTACGCCCCCGAGGGCTCGCCCATCCTGCTGCCCCCCTACAGCCGCTGCGTGCACCACGAGCTGGAGCTGGGCGTGGTGATGGGCGCGCGCGGCCGCGCCGTCCCCGAGGCCACGGCCCTGGACTACGTGGCCGGTTATGCCCTGTGCCTGGACATGACCGCCCGGGACGTGCAGGACGAATGCAAGAAGGAAGGGCTGCCCTGGACTCTGGCCAAGGGCTTCACGACCTCCTGCCCCGTCAGCGCGTTCGTGCCCAAAGAGAAGATCCCTGACCCTCACAACCTGAAGCTGTGGCTCAGGGTCAACGGCGAGCTCCGGCAGGAGGGTGAGACGTCCTCCATGATTTTTTCCATCCCCTACATCATTAGCTACGTTTCTAAGATAATTACCTTGGAAGAAGGAGATATTATCTTGACCGGGTCGCCGAAGGGAGTGGGTCCTGTTAAAGAAAATGATGAGATCCAAGCTGGCATACACGGGGTTGTCAGTATGACATTTAAGGTGGAAAAGGCGCAATATTGA
- the MEIOB gene encoding meiosis-specific with OB domain-containing protein isoform X1 has protein sequence MLKYVPVYIELVPEGTPPRSYDITLKNGKLHCIEDLYCTFRSASKYGLSENNRDSYWENRCQRLSRQKKLNIGSERYTFSFTIRDSPAHFVNAASWGNGNYIKSLSDSFRVGECVIIENPLIQRKDIEREEKFSPTTPSNCKLLLSENHSVVKVCPRYEVDTNLLSLIHLPVKESHDYYSLGDIVANGQNLDGKIINVLAAVRSVGEPKYFTTSDRRKGQRCEVKLYDDTESTFAMICWDIESILLAQSWIPQETVIFASDVRITFDKFRNCMTATVISKTIITTNPDTQEANILLSFIREYSETNALGDEMNSYLKESVNLNTIVDVYTVEQLKVKALRDRGKAGPLYGILYAHLSALDIDETPAKVVRNRCSGCGYVVNEASNTCTTCSKDSLEFKPGFPSFDVLIDLTDHTGTLPSCRLAGSVAEETLGCTVNEFLAMTDEQRTALKWQFLLERSKIYLKFVASHRARGGVRISVLSCKLADPIEASRNLSRQESV, from the exons ATTAAAGAATGGCAAACTCCATTGCATCGAAGACCTTTACTGCACTTTCAGATCTGCATCCAAATATGGCTTATCTG AAAATAATCGGGATAGTTATTGGGAAAACAGATGTCAAAGGCTTTCCAGACAGAAAAAGCTGA ATATTGGATCAGAAAGATATACTTTCAGTTTTACCATTCGAGATTCACCAGCCCATTTTGTAAATGCAGCATCTTGGGGAAATGGAAATTACATCAAGTCGCTTTCTGACAGCTTTAGGGTTGGCGAGTGTG TGATCATTGAAAATCCTCTGATCCAAAGAAAGGAtatagagagagaagaaaaatttagCCCTACAACTCCTAG CAACTGTAAACTGTTGCTCAGTGAGAATCACTCAGTGGTGAAAGTTTGCCCCAGATATGAAGTGGACACCAACTTACTTTCTTTGATACACTTACCTGTTAAAGAGTCTCATGATTATTATTCATTGGGTGACATTGTTGCCAATGGACAGAATCTCGATGGGAAGATTATTAATGTGCTTGCAGCTGTGAGGTCG GTTGGAGAGCCCAAATACTTTACAACTTCCGATCGAAGAAAAGGCCAGAGGTGCGAAGTTAAGCTCTATGATGACACAGAGTCTACTTTTGCAATGATATG ttgggATATTGAATCTATTCTACTCGCACAGAGCTGGATACCACAAGAAACAG TGATATTTGCCTCAGATGTAAGAATAACTTTTGACAAATTTCGGAACTGCATGACAGCAACTGTAATCTCAAAAACTATTATCACAACCAATCCAG ATACACAAGAAGCTAACATCCTATTGAGTTTTATAAGAGAATATTCAGAAACAAATGCTCTGGGTGATGAAATGAACAGTTACTTGAAAGAATCCGTAAATT tgaataCAATAGTTGATGTCTATACGGTTGAACAGTTAAAGGTAAAGGCTctgagggacagagggaaagCTGGTCCCCTGTATGGCATCCTGTACGCTCACCTTTCTGCGCTGGACATCGATGAGACACCTGCGAAAGTGGTTCGGAACAGGTG ctCAGGCTGTGGGTATGTTGTAAATGAAGCATCCAACACTTGCACAACTTGCAGCAAAGATTCTTTGGAGTTTAAACCTGGTTTTCCCAGCTTTGATGTGCTAATCGACCTTACTGATCACACCGGCACCCTCCCCTCCTGTAGACTCGCCGGAAGTGTTGCTGAGGAGACTTTGGGCTGCACG gtaAATGAGTTTCTTGCAATGACAGATGAACAGAGAACTGCATTGAAGTGGCAATTTCTTTTGGAAAGaagcaaaatttatttaaaa TTTGTTGCATCACACAGAGCACGGGGTGGAGTGAGAATCAGTGTCCTGTCATGTAAGCTGGCAGATCCTATCGAGGCGAGTAGGAACTTGTCCAGGCAAGAAAGTGTTTAA